Genomic segment of Carassius carassius chromosome 19, fCarCar2.1, whole genome shotgun sequence:
TTGGACTTGTGAGAACACATTCATATGCTAGAAGTGCATAAGAGTaaatatgtatgcatgtgtgtgtgtatatgtaagaGAGAGAATGTGCCTTAAGAAGTAGGACTGCCTGCTAAAGTGCTGTGAGATGATTAACCAAGCCCTTTGTTTTCCAGACGGCAACTCTGTTGTCCCCTTTTCTCAGATCTCTTATATCAGCCTGTCTTATCTCCTGGCCTTGGTACTTACCTTTCCCAAATATTTGTGTAGGATTCAACAGAGACTTAAGACTCATTCCGGCTTTTGTAGTGCATACATCACTCCAAACCTTCTGTTGGACAGAAGTCACAGGGAGTTGGGATTCAATCAAGTTGTTATTTATTagcttttattgcatttttacctGCTGACTATAGAGTCTTGCCGAAAAACGAATTAGCTTGAAGGATGGTGCTTGAAATGTTTGCCTGCACACCTCAGGTTATTTTACCACTGCAACTCTCTGTTTGATTGGATTTTTATGGGTTTACAATGAGAACGGGGAGTGTGTTTGTgcttgggtgtgtgtgttttaaagattGAAGATTAATCTGAGAAAGGCACTGTGCCATCTGAACAATCCAAACCTGAGCTTTAATAAACACACAAGACCTTTGGAATTATGTTAGGCTACTGTGCAAATCAAGGAGAGAAACGGGACAATTTTATTGTTAGTTTGTCATTATATTTCTCTTTCAGAGCACTCTGTGGCTGCAAAAACTGGTGGCTGTTTTCCCGCATCGGCTCTTGTCACCATTGAGGATGGAAGCGTGAAGACTATGGACCGCTTACAGCCTGGAGAGAAAGTACTCGCTTCATCAGAGAGCGATGGAAGTGGGCCGCTCATCTACAGTGAAGTCATCGCCTTCCTAGACCGCGATCCTTCTGCAGAGAAGCAGTTCTATGCCATCGAGACTGACTCGGGTGCTAAACTGAGCTTGACTGCGGCGCATCTCCTGTTTGTATCCAAAGGGAACTGCTCAGGGCCAGTAGCGAGTACAGAGCTGAAGTCTGTTTTTGCTAGTGACGTGCTACCAGGTCTGTGTGTTGTGTCCACACAAGGAGCAGGACAGCAGGGACAACTGTCCCGGGTCACTAGGATCCAAATACAGGAGGACAAGGGGGTTTTTGCGCCGCTTACCCGCCATGGCACGGTGGTGGTCAATGGCGTGGTTTCCTCCTGCTACGCAGCCGTGGACCAGCACTGGCTGGCTCACTGGGCGTTCGGCCCACTCAGGGTACTTTCTAGCTGGGGAGGGACAGTTGGACATCAGGCTGTGGGGATACACTGGTATTCCTCTCTGCTGCATTGGGTTGGGACTCATGTGTTGGATCCAACACACTTCCATCCCTGGAGCATGATGGACAATGACAGATGAAAACAAACAGGGGGAATGAGAATGTCACTCAAAAACAAGTTTTGGAAGCATCTAAAAGAAAGCGAAGTAAGAAAGTCCTGAAATGAAGAACACAATCAGTTGTGACCCTGAATAGTCCCTAAAAGACTAGAAAGGATGCAGCTATTCAATAGGTCGAGCTTCGTTTGAGGAAGTGGACATAGGACGTGACAAAATTGATCTTTGTAGCCCATATTTAACACTTTCAGATGGGTTTTTCTATACTGCCTACACTGGAacattttaacaaatatatcGAGACTCACACATTCCCGCTCGGATAGCTCCTATTcagtctcttttttttcctttatacacacatacatattcaaATAAACATATCATTATAGGCATGGAAGTGAGGAAACTATAGATGAATTTGCTTTATACTCAGGTATGCAGTGACTCAACCAAAGGCAATCAGACAAACGCGGCCTGATAAGGTTTGAGACGGAGGAGGAAGTTCTGTGAGTGGaaggtacacacaaacacacccatagAAACATACACTTTACAACTGGGTTAAGGTCTTTAAAACATCAGGAAAATGTACTTTCAGGTCCATAGCGGTTCATGATAACTGTTTTGTATTCATTCATATGGTCAGTTACATGTTTCTCACTGTAAATGTAGAAGTGTCTGTCCCAACATAATCGAGTATTTAATGGTCACATTGTACACTGTATTTCTCCATCTAGCATACATTATAAGGCTGTTGAGTACTTTTATGAAGGCTCCATTCGAACAAATTAAGTCTATTCTCTGCAATGTTTATGCCAGTTTATGTAGTCCTTATGTGTGCTTTATGCAGTAATACTCAGTTTCCCATTCAACTTACTGTATTTATCGGTTTTGTggcattatttacattttacttaaAGATGTcagaaattatataatatttgtaaaactaTTTAAAGATCTATTTTTCAGAATTAAAGATTATGGAAATATCTGCCTTTGTCCTTCTTTAGTCTACTGACTAAATCTCTCTGTTTTCAGAACTCCAATTTTTCAGTGCCGTTGGTTCCGGAAGTATTTTTTCCATTCACTTTTTCCAATAGGGATTTTAAAAGAATTGATTTTGTTATTGCAAGCCATGAATCAAATCAACCAGCTACGAGGTGAATCACatcaacacaaacttttatttaatgTACATAAGGTATTCGAAGATCAGACATAAagacaaaggtacaagactggtGTGCTGGATTTAGTGAGGGAAAGAACTACACTCCAATGAAGCATTGCGAATGACTTAAATTAAAAACGCTGGTAAAAcaaaactaatttatttaaaattttaattatagctataaaaacaacatatttccaattttgtgaaaatattcatatgtattaaaatatttagctATTTTAAGAGTAGGTACACCAGAAGATTAAGTTATTTGTGATGATTCATGCAGTGGATGTTCTCTGCAAGCTCTTTTGCCAAAGTTTGCTCACTTGCTCTCTCATTGGTGGAATTTTCTGCAAGgtatcatgggtaatgtagtttttgcATTACAAATTCTAAGAAAAGCATTTCCCACCGATCAAGAACCTTGGAGCTCAAAACAGGTTTTAAAAATctttcaaattatattaaaaatctatttccctATAgaaaaaatgaatgggatttcaCCTCCGAAACTCAAGTGTTGCACTCTATCCAGTTATTCTGAACCAGAGGCTGGGACCAATGAGGGGGCCtcaaattaatatattacaataatgaattattcataatagtaatattattaataaaataaaacaatctaaCTTAAATTatctaataaataattacattttgttgaTTAATGGGTGGGTCCTCGAGTCAAAAAGGTTGAAGTAAAAACTGAAGTAATAGAAAACTGTACCACTCATAAAcattatacaatttataaaaagaagttaaatacaaaaaaaaactaaaatataagttggAGTGAACAACTTCAGCTGCTGCTAACAGCAGCATCCTTGTCAGGTAATAGGCTAGACATCTCTGGTACTGTCACTACCACCTCTTCAACAGGAGGGCTTCTGCAGGCACAGAACGGCACGGTTCTCAAGCCCCTCAGGTCCAGCACTTTCATCACGAGTGGAGGAGGGTCATACACCACGTTTGGACTATGGCTGTAACCCTGCTGCTGGTCAGCGAGAGACAGAATCTTCTTTGTGCCTTCATGTCGCACAAGACCCCTCTCAGGCAAAGTCCCTAAATACCAAAAATCACAGATTTAGTGCTTTATTTTAGGTAGAAACTCCTGTGATTTCATgaaatgacagtaaatacatttatgataTTGCGAaagaattctatttcaaataaatcaattCATCAAAAACCCTTAAATAAAAATGATCACAGTTTCCACTAagatatgaagcagcacagctgttttcaacattgacaataacaagaaatgtttcttgagcatcaaatctgcatatcagaatgatttctgaaggaacatgtgagactgaagactgctgaaaattcagctttgccatcccaggaataaatttaatgttaaaatatattaaaatagaaaacagtcattttaaattgtaataatcattttcacaatattattgtactgtatttttgatctaatactgtaaataaatggagccttggtTAGAATTATatgatattttcttttaaaacaatcTTTCAGACACAAACTACTTGAATGGtagtgcatttgtgtgttttgtttgacCTGAAACCGTGTGCTCTAGAAGAAAAGCCAAAACCCCCACAAAGAGAACGGGCAAGGTTAAAAGAGACCGGAGAAACACATCAACACTGGGTACACCTGAACACAAAGAGATGAAAATTCTTCAAATGAAACGGACTTGTGTCCAAATGATGTATATAATGTCTTTTAATGAAGTGCTTGCATTATACCATACCTGTTTGTATGAAGCTAGAGTGAAGTCTGAACCAGCGTGGCAGTGCTAATGACATGAACACTGTGAAGCCGATATTAAAAATGTTGCGTCCAGAGTCAACATCTGCATGTTGGAAATAAGTTATCCCTGTTGCTACGGAAAGCGTGTAGGTCACGCTGAGCACCGCACCTGAGAGAACAAGAGACAACGCAAACATTTAGACTATGAGTATAACGACATAATCTTCAGGCTGAAACCATAACTATAGGTTGACCCGATGAAATCTAAACCTGCGTACTCCTGTGCGGATTTGTGTATACAGTCAAGAAGACTAGAGTAGAGTATGAGTTACAAAGATGGAAAGTCCTTTGGAtgtttggaaaataaaaatataaaatgatgatCACCATGGATGGCCAGAGGGACTGAGCAGACCATCTGAGCTAATTGAGGAGACACCCCCAAAATTAACAACAACACCCCAGCGAGCTGCACACTGCTCCGGGACCcagactgagagaaagagagaaacatcaTGAAGCGATATAACAATAAACATTAACAGAATGAATCCTAGGCAAACCTAACAATCATAATACTTTTGTGAAAGCACCAGTACAGTCTCTCACCTGGCTGAGCCCAATAACACATGCATTAGGCACACTGCTGCACAATCCTGCTGGCGCCCCCATTAGGCCAGAGAGCACACTTCCCAGTCCATCCACACACAGGCCCCTGTTACAGGCATGTGCTGGGGCCACAGGAGCCTTCAGGAGCCGAGCTGCCACCACGTACACAGCCGGAGAGCTAATGCTGCTAGACAGGCCTGCTGCCACTCCTGCTGCAATGCTTTTTCCAGACAGCAGGGGGAGCGCTGGAGCTGAAAGTACTCAAGAAACATAAAGAtcgaaacaaaaaaagaaaaaaatatcatttCTATCACATTGCTACAAGGCTACTAAAACTGAAAACTGATCTTTCACATTACCTGGAAGGGGGAAGTCCAGCCAGGGTACAGAGTCATTAGGAAAGACAAAGTCAGACGAGTGTGGACCGTTCCTGGACTGAATGAAGGTGGCGTTTCTCTTTGTTGAGAGCATGTGGGTCACAGAGTTCAGATGGACATGTCCCCAGCGCACCAATGCAGCACAGACACCACACGTCACCATCACAGACAGAAGTACCTGCACAGAATGGGCACAAAGAGCAGGGACAATATAACTGTTATAGGGTGTGGACATAAAAAGGGACCTTACATACAGTGACCCAAAAGTATATGGACCGTTTAGTGCAAAAATGTCATTGCACCTATATTATTTCCTATGCAAAAAGATCAGAtggtaaaaattaaaaatagaagtCCTAAAAAAGGGTCATCGTGTATTTGCAGATGCCACATTTGCCTCATTTTAAATCTATGCGAtctataagtacatgtaaaagTTTgttgttggtaagatttttaaaaggggtgcatttatttgatagaaaatacaataaagaaattttattacaattaaaacttaactgttttctattgtaatatattttatctattgtaTATATTTTCCTGATATGataagttgaattttcagcatcattactccagtcttaaatgtcacatgatcctttagaaatcattttaatatgttgatttgcagTTGTGTtgctaaatatttgtataatattagtAATGCAAAGTAACTGGAGTTACTTATTTGAAAtggtaactcagatattttctagCAAATTAAAAGTAATGTGCTACTTTTCCAGTTACTTGAAAAAccaatctgattacataactcgtTACCTCCAACACTAATATTTCTGTgataagttttttattttgaaatgtagttttttgtaacattattaatgtctttactgtaatttttttttaccaaaaaaataaataaaataaaaatcttattagCACCAAATTTTCAGCgaaaattttaaacatattccaacctttaaaaagaaaacaagcattaatctaggttaatgtaaatttttacatatactgatacattttatcatttatatttataaattaacattaataaatgctgtaaaaaatacATCCAAATTGGATAATgtaattcatacattttaagCTTCACACAAACACTCCCACatcaaaacatttacacagatGGATGAGAATAATAACTAGACAATCAGGCACTGTCTATTTCCACAGAGCAGAGAAAAACTAATAAGGATTTCCCAAAAGCAAGATTCCAATATGAGCTTACGATCACTCATAAAAAGCTTTAAACTGTTTCCCATAACCTTTGACAACATTCAACCTCATATTAAATTAAGAACATTTTAGCCAAAGATCACTGTAACACAAGGCATATCTTCATTGGGAAATTTGCCCAGATCAATGATATAATCTTCTTACAGGCAAAACACTGATCTAATGTACTGCAGGTTAAAAGCTGTAAAAGAGCTTGACTACCAGTGCAACACAGGAAATCCCATAAATCATGAAGGTCTGTGTTACACTAGTTTTGGGAGGGAAATtaaacttcttcttttttttgtggcAAGTCAcacaacattaaaatgtaaagaaaCACTTGCAGAAATGGCTCTCAAAATCAAAGTAATGTCTGGAATACACTATACTTCTCTAGTCTGGACAAGTGAAAGTTGACAGACTGGAGATTTCACAGAAAATCATGTAGTGTATGATGGGCAGTGACTCTGACCAGCTGGAGGATAttgaacatgtttaatatttcatACTGATTCAAGCATCTTATTAAAATTTTTCACTAAGAGGCACATGTTTCTATGCAAGTTAGATTGTGATCCTAAGTCATTTGCTGTGTGATGCTCTATATAGCCATTTGCAAAGAAACCAGCAAGTTAGTCAAGGGCATAGTGTTTTAAAATCAGTTGAGTCTTACAGTGTAGTCTAGccataaagggttagttcacccaaaaatctaaattatgccattaataactcaccctcatgtcgttccaaacccataagacctccgttcatcttcgggacacagtttaagatattttagatttagtccgagagctctcagtccctccattgaagctgtgtgtacggtatactgtccatgtccagaaaggtaagaaaaacatcatcaaagtagtccatgtgacgtcagagggtcagttagaattttttgaagcatcaaaaatacattttggtctaaaaatagcaaaaactatgactttattcagcattgtcttctcttccgggtctgttgtgagagagttcaaaacacaaacagttcaatgatatccggttcgcgaacgaatcattcgatgtaaccggatcttcttgaaccagttcaccaaatcgaactgaatcgtttgaaacggttcgcgtctctaatacgcattaatccacaaatgacttaagctgttaacttttttaatgtggctgacacttcctctgagtttaaacaaaccaatatcccggagtaatgcatttactcaaacagtacactgactgaactgctgtgaagagagaactgaagatgaacaccgagccaagccagataacgaacgaacgattgactcgttcttgaggcaagaaccatttctgtcagacgtgtccgattcgagaaccgaggagctgatgattctgcgcatgtgtgattcagcgtgaagcagaccgacacacagagcgtctgaaccgaactgattcttttggtgattgattctgaactgattctgtgctagtgttatgagcgcgggtaaagcgaaggcttgaatcaagggcaatcatcgccagtGATGTCATTACATCGaatgcaaaagaaccggtgaaccgttttcttcaaccggtttattgaatcgaactgtccaaaagaactactggtgatccgaaaaccgatgcaaccggttcttgactcgtgaacgagtcaatcgttcgttcgttatctggctcggctcggtgttcatcttcagttctctcttcacagcagtacagtcagtgtactgtttgagtgcatgcattactccgggatattggtttgtttgaactcagagggagtgtcagccacattaaaaaagttaacagcttaagtcatttgtggaataatgcgtattggagacgcgaaccatttaaaacgattcagtacgatttggtgaactggttcaaaaagatctggttacatcgaatgattcgttcacgaaccggatatcacaaactgctttgttttgaactctctctcacaacaaacactgaagagaagataatgctgaataaagtcgtagtttttgctatttttggaccaaaatgtattttcgatgcttcaaaaaattctaactgaccctctgatgtcacatggactactttgatgatgtttttcttacctttctggacatggacagtagaccgtacacacagcttcaatggagggactgagagctctcggactaaatctaaaatatcttaaactgtgttctgaagatgaacggaggtcttatgggtttgaaacaacatgagggtgagttattaatgacataatttagatttttgggtgaactaaccctttaagaaacgCCCCCAAAAAGCCTTTATTTGACTCACAGAAAGTCTCTTGCAGACGGAGAAAGCCGACAGCCGCAGAAAGTAGTGCAGATGCTGAGACAGGATCACCAGAAGAACAACTGCcctgaaaacaaagaaaattgTATTTAGTGCAGTATGTGTGTCTATGTAGTTGCACACTATGTgcgaaagtgaaaaataaatttcTTATAGGGTGTTTCTATATTGTTCAAttactaatataaataatattacaaatgacTAATATTATAAACTGCTGTTTTTTGCATCAAAGACTTCAGGAAAGTGTTTGCTTACAGTGCAGCCATGCCCCAGTGGTCAGAACAAAACAGTGCTGCCTCCCTGTAGATGGAAAAACCCAGAATGCAGAGAAGAGGAGCCAGAACTAATGGTCCACAATGTCCCAGTGCAAAGCCAACCAGACCAGTCAAACCCATAGCGAGCTGCACTATACCTGCAACCACAGCCATGCCTCtcaactgcacacacacaaacacatacacacaatacaccaagtacaataaatataatgaaacttTACTGGACAAGCATTGACAAACTTGCACAGACACATTCAGTACATAGAAATCAAGATGATAAATATGAATTGTcagtataatatatatgtatatatatatatatattgatatattgatatatatatattatatatatgatcTATTATatcttaaaagaaataaataaatgattgatatattacagtatttgGTGATATTTTTAATTCgattttatttaaaactgtaataccGTGGAATGTTATTACAAATACTTTTgacaataactgttttatttaaataaatttttaaaaagtaatttattccagtgacgcAAAGCTGAAGTCTTCAaagtcacatggtccttcagaaatcactctaatatgctatTTTGGTGTCCAAGAACAATTTCTATTAATGTAGCataatttatatactattatattttttgttaatatttttaatttaatttaatttttatatttttattttcatttaattttagttaaagttgtaGCAATTTAGtcattttcattatttcttttgtatatagtttttgataaaaaaaata
This window contains:
- the slc23a3 gene encoding solute carrier family 23 member 3 gives rise to the protein MVKTHRCKKLSCKEQPLDQERHRRIESLDVNSSPSLLLNIALALQHVLVLSSLCALVVETLIQEVDKDRIVAYVFFNSGISTLLQSWIGSRLPLILAPSLDFLIPALTLLSAQSGTAVACRGQCTEPEEPVAPAHPIRELRGMAVVAGIVQLAMGLTGLVGFALGHCGPLVLAPLLCILGFSIYREAALFCSDHWGMAALAVVLLVILSQHLHYFLRLSAFSVCKRLSVLLSVMVTCGVCAALVRWGHVHLNSVTHMLSTKRNATFIQSRNGPHSSDFVFPNDSVPWLDFPLPAPALPLLSGKSIAAGVAAGLSSSISSPAVYVVAARLLKAPVAPAHACNRGLCVDGLGSVLSGLMGAPAGLCSSVPNACVIGLSQSGSRSSVQLAGVLLLILGVSPQLAQMVCSVPLAIHGAVLSVTYTLSVATGITYFQHADVDSGRNIFNIGFTVFMSLALPRWFRLHSSFIQTGVPSVDVFLRSLLTLPVLFVGVLAFLLEHTVSGTLPERGLVRHEGTKKILSLADQQQGYSHSPNVVYDPPPLVMKVLDLRGLRTVPFCACRSPPVEEVVVTVPEMSSLLPDKDAAVSSS
- the ihha gene encoding indian hedgehog signaling molecule a, with amino-acid sequence MRLPVVFGLLVGCALIFAPVNEGCGPGRGHGKRRPPKKLTPLNYKQFSPNVAEKTLGASGRHEGKITRTSERFKELTPNYNPDIIFKDEENTGADRLMTQRCKDKLNSLAISVMNMWPGVKLRVTEGWDEDGNHFEDSLHYEGRAIDITTSDRDRNKYGMLARLAVEAGFDWVYYESKSYIHCSVKSEHSVAAKTGGCFPASALVTIEDGSVKTMDRLQPGEKVLASSESDGSGPLIYSEVIAFLDRDPSAEKQFYAIETDSGAKLSLTAAHLLFVSKGNCSGPVASTELKSVFASDVLPGLCVVSTQGAGQQGQLSRVTRIQIQEDKGVFAPLTRHGTVVVNGVVSSCYAAVDQHWLAHWAFGPLRVLSSWGGTVGHQAVGIHWYSSLLHWVGTHVLDPTHFHPWSMMDNDR